DNA sequence from the Cellulophaga sp. HaHaR_3_176 genome:
AGAAGATGGTGGTAGTGCAATTTTAATGAGCCATTTAGGTAGACCTAAAGGAGCTGTAAATGCTGATATGTCTTTAAAGCATATTTGTGATAAAGTTTCTGAAATAATTGGAGTAAATGTAAGGTTTGTAGAAGATTGTGTTGGTGAAGTAGCTGAAAATGCAGCTGCCAATTTAAAAAGTGGTGAGGTTCTATTGTTAGAAAATTTACGTTTTCATGCAGAAGAAGAAAAAGGAGATAAAGCATTTGCTGAGCAACTTGCTAAATTAGGTGATATATATGTTAACGATGCTTTTGGTACCGCACACAGAGCACATGCTTCAACAACAGTAGTTGCTGAGTTTATGCCAGATGCTAAATGTTTCGGATTTTTATTAGCGAAAGAAATTGAAGCTATTGATAAAGTAATGCAAACTGGAGAAAAACCAGTAACTGCAATTTTAGGGGGATCTAAAGTATCTTCAAAAATTACAATTATCGAAAATATACTTGATAAAGTAGATCACTTAATAATTGGCGGTGGTATGACATATACTTTTATCAAAGCACAAGGTGGTAAAATTGGAGATTCTATTTGTGAAGATGACAAACAAGAATTAGCATTAGAAATTTTAAAACAAGCAAAAGCAAAAGGTGTAGAAGTACATATACCTGTTGATGTTTTAGCTGCTGATGATTTTAGTAATGATGCGACTACAAAAGTAGTTCCAGTAACGGAAATACCAGACGGATGGCAAGGTTTGGATGCTGGCCCTAAAACATTAGAAAACTTTAAAGAAGTTATCTTAAAATCTAAAACCATTCTTTGGAACGGACCAATCGGTGTTTTTGAAATGCCAAGTTTTGCTCAAGGAACAATTGCTATCGGTAATTTTATTGATGAAGCAACCTCAAAAGGTGCATTTTCACTTGTTGGTGGTGGTGATTCTGTTGCTGCAGTAAAACAATTTGGATTTGAAGAAAAGGTAAGTTATGTGTCTACAGGTGGTGGTGCAATGTTAGAAAGTTTAGAAGGTAAAACTTTACCTGGTATTGCTGCAATACTATAAAAATAGATACGTTATCGGTTAACAGGCCTTTAGTGAAAGGTCATTTAAAAGCTCGAAAATTTTATTTTTAGTGAAAAATATACGATTTTCGTCGACTGCTTTTTATTAAAGGTCTTGTTATGATAAAAAAATCTATTACATATTTAAGCATTTTTTGTGCTTTTATTTCTCATAATTCTATTACTGCGCAGGCAGATTCTACTGCTATAGCTGCAGGCCAGAATATAGATACTATTCAAAAAACAACTTCTCAAATTACTCTAAAAAAGGATACTATAATTACTGTGCTTCCCGCAGGTACTTTTGATAAACCTGATTTTATCGTAAAAACAGAAGAGAAATTTAACCTTCTTGATCATCCTTTAGCTGCAAAATATGATAGCTTGTGGTTAAAAGAAATGCATGACAGCGCATCTCTTTTTGATGAAATGTATGATGAGGTTTCAAATTTAGAAATTGATGATAGTTTTTTAGCTACTGTAGATACAGAAACGCTAAAGATTCGATTAGAAAAACTGAATCAAAAATCACCATTTAATATAGAGTACAATCCATCTTTAGAAAGCGTAATTCAATCTTTTTTAAAGAGAAAAAGGGGCTTGATGGAACGTATGCTAACTTTAAGTCAGTTTTACTTTCCTTTATTCGAGCAAGAGTTATCAAACTACGATATTCCACTAGAATTAAAGTATTTAGCAATTGTTGAATCGGCATTAAACCCGAGAGCAAAATCTAGAGTAGGGGCTACTGGTCTTTGGCAATTTATGTACCCAACAGGTAAAATGTACGATTTAGATGTGAGTAGTTATGTAGATGAACGTAGCGACCCAATAGCATCGACAAAAGCAGCATGCCAGTATCTTTCTAAATTATATCAAATTTTTGGAGATTGGGATTTGGCATTAGCAGCTTATAATTCTGGTCCAGGAAATGTAAATAAAGCAATAAGACGTTCGGGTGGTTATAGAAACTATTGGAACATTAGAACACATTTGCCAAGAGAAACGGCAGGGTATGTTCCTGCTTTTTTAGCAACAATGTATTTATTCGAATATGCTGATGAGCATGGATTAAAACCTAAAAATGCTGAAAGACCATATTTTGAAACGGATACTATTGAAGTGAAGCAAATGATAACCTTTAAGCAGGTATCAGAACTGGTAGATGTAACTGTTGAAGAGTTAGAAGTTTTAAACCCTTCTTTTAAGTTAAATATTATTCCTTTTGTTGAAGAAAAAAAATACGCATTACGTTTACCACTAAAAGCAGTAGGTAAGTTCGTAACTAATGAAGATGCTATTTATGCTTACGTAGAAAAAGAAATTAAAGTAGAAGAAAAAGTACTACCAAAATTTGTAAAAGCACAAGACCAAATTAGATACAGAGTAAAGAGTGGCGATTTTTTAGGAAAAATTGCAGAACAACATAGAGTTCGGGTTAGTGATTTAAAAAGATGGAATGGACTAAGAAGTAATAACTTAAAAATTGGGCAACGATTAACAATTTATTCTAAAAACCCAGTAAATACGAGCAGCAGCAAAACAAATTCAGTTACTAAAAGTAATGCAAATAAAGCAATTGCGAGCTCATCAAAAGTGCATACGGTTAAGGAAGGAGACTCTCTTTGGACTATTTCAAAAAAATATCCTGGAATTTCTATTGAAAATTTACGAAAATGGAACGGTATTAGTGGTAAGAACTTAAAACTAGGCGCAAAGTTAGTTTTGTGCGATTGTCAACCATAATTAATATCACTCATGAAAACCATTAAAACCTTATCAATTTGTTTATTAGTTCTATTTTCCGCTTGTAAAGATGGGAAAGAGACAAAGTATTCGCCAGACTCTATCGGCGCTATTAATTCTTTGGCTGTTGTTATGGATAACGAGCTGTGGCAAGGCGAAGTTGGAGATAAGGTAAGAGAGTATTTTGCTGCTCCTGTAGTTGGTTTAACTATGGAAGAGCCATTGTATACGATTAATTATATGCCTCCTTCCGTTTTTTCAGGTAGGATAAGACATACTAGATCTGTACTTTACGTTACAAAAGACGACACTAATACAGTGATGATTAAAGATGATGTATATGCAAGACCTCAGAAAGTAGCTGTAATAAAGGGAACGAATGTTCAAGAAATTAAAAAGAACATCGATGAAAAGGCTGGAGAGATTATAAAGGCTTTTAAAGGCTTAGAGATTACCGAGGCACAAAAGAGGTTTAAAAGGTCTTTAAATAAGCAACAGGTGCTAAAGGAAAAGTTCGGAATAACGTTAGATATTCCATCTGCATATAGAGTAAGTAAGCAAGTAGATAATTTTGTTTGGATTGATCGTCAGGTTCCTAAAGGAGAAATGAGTATTGTTGTTTATGCAATGCCTGAAGATTATTTTAAAAGCGACTCTACATTTGTAAGAGATATTATTACAATGAGAGACTCTATTGGTGCAGAATACATTCCTGGTTCAGATGTAGCTGGTAAAAAGAACCATATGGTATCTGAGCCTAACTTATCTCCTCACGTTTTTCCTACTGAAATTGATGGTAAAAAAGCAGCAGAAGTTAGAGGTCTTTGGGAAATGAGTGATTACCCAATGGGAGGCTCTTATATTACTTACATCATAAATGATAAAGAAAATAAGAGAAAGCTAGTTGTTGAAGGTTTTATTTTTGCACCAGCAACTCAGAAAAGAGATAATATGTTTGAACTTGAAGCGATAATTAAAACAGCAAAGTTTCAATAGTATTTTAATTCACACGTTATAAAAATAAAACCCCTATAGCTTTAACTATAGGGGTTTCTTTTTGTCGAAATTTATTTTGAAACTATTGAAATGCAAATCCTGTTGACATTCGGAATACTAAAGCATATATTGAAATAGCTATTAGTATAAAACAACACCAAGAAAATATTTTCAAATAGTTTTTTATTAAGAAGCTCCCCAAATTCCTAAATGCTTCAAAATAAATCTCTTTAACGAGTAAAATATTCCTCATAAGTCCCCAAATTTTAAATTAACAATGGCGCAATTTCTATTAATTGTTTATGAATCAGAATTTTACTTGATAAAAGGGGAATTTCTTGGGTGTATAAAAAATAGAAGTATCTTTTTTCTTTAAACTACTTTTTTATTCGATTAAATACACAATCATTTAATGAGTATTTAATTTTTAAATGGTGGTTGAGTGTCAAAATGTGAGCTAATATTTAATTTTAAATAAAAAGAGGGACTATATAAATATAGTCCCTCTTTTTATTTTTTTTGATGGTGTTAAATTATAGCATAAATAACTTTTTTGCTAAAATAAGAACTCCACTTAAAAAATTGTTTCTGTAAACTTGAATTTCTTCGCTTGAAGAGTTGTGGTTCATTTGAGCTTCCATAGTTGAATAGATTAATTAGGTTTTGTTGGGGTATTTTAATTTTTAATAAATTTAATAAAAAAGAAAAGACAAATTAAATTATTGTTGTGAAATTGGTGGTTTATGTTGAGAATTGCAGAATATTTGTTATTCCTTCATTTCAGGAACCTCTCCATTTATTATTAATTTACCTTCTGTAGCTTTTTTAATTTCATCAATGCTAACACCTGGTGCGCGCTCTAATAAAAGAAAACCATCATTAGTAACTTCTAAAACGGCGAGGTTCGTAACTATTTTCTTTACACAATTAACACCAGTTAAAGGCAAGCTACATTTTTTTAATAATTTAGATTCTCCCGCTCTGTTAGTATGCATCATGGCTACAATTATATTTTCGGCTGAAGCAACAAGGTCCATTGCACCTCCCATACCTTTTACCATCTTACCTGGTATTTTCCAATTTGCAATATCTCCGCTATCAGATACCTCCATGGCACCTAGGATGGTTAAATCGACATGTTGACCTCTAATCATTCCGAAACTAGTTGCAGAGTCGAAGAAGGAAGCGCCTGGTAAGGTTGTTATCGTCTGTTTTCCTGCATTTATAACGTCAGCGTCTTCATCTCCTTCAAAAGGGAAGGGCCCCATGCCTAAAACGCCGTTTTCGCTTTGGAACTCTACATTAATATCTTCTTGAACATAATTTGCAACAAGTGTTGGTATGCCAATACCTAGGTTTACATAATAACCGTCTTTTACTTCTCTTGCAATTCTTTTCGCGATTCCTATTTTATCTAACATAATTATTTTCGTCTTATCGTATATTTATTAAAGCCATTAACCGCATTACTTTCTTGTAACCACATGAGTATTGGTATAGCAAATGAAACCATTCCAATCGCGCCATATAGGCCTAGTAATATTAAAGTTGAAAATATGCCTAAGGCAATACCTAAAATAATTAGCCTCATATCAATAACGGCTTCAATATTGTTAATATGTTTTTTTTCGACTCTACTACATTTTGTACAGTTTACTCTAACTTCATCACCTTCTTTCATTTGTAGATCACCTCTTGTAGTTTCACTAGACTTGTAATAATTCAATTTTTTACAAGAAGAACAAGTGTATCGCAGTCTCATTACTTTTTGGGTCTAACTGTTTTCTGTTCTATTCTTTTCTCATAATCAGATCCTTGAAAAATTCGTTGTACAAATATCCCTGGAACATGAATTTCGTTTGGATTTAATTCTCCAGCAGGTACTAATTCCTCTACTTCTGCAATGGTTATTTTTGCTGCACCACACATTACCGGATTGAAATTACGAGCAGTACCTTTAAATATTAAATTACCAGCTTCATCACCTTTCCAAGCTTTTACAAATGCAAAATCAGCTTTATAAGCTTCCTCTAGCACATACATTTTGCCATTAAACTCTCTTGTCTCTTTTCCTTCTGCAACTTCGGTACCATAACCAGCTGGGGTATAAAATGCAGGAAAGCCAGATTGTGCGGCTCTACATTTTTCAGCAAGTGTACCTTGAGGTGTTAATTCTACATCTAATTCACCACTTAACATTTGTCTTTCAAATTCATCATTTTCTCCAACATAAGAAGAAATCATTTTTTTAATTTGATGCTTGTGTAACAACAATCCTAAGCCAAAATCATCTACTCCAGCATTGTTTGATATGCAGGTAAGGTCTTTTACACCTAATTGCACTAAATGTGTAATTGCATTTTCAGGAATTCCGCACAATCCAAAACCACCCAACATGAGAGTCATTTTGTCTTCTACACCTTTTAACGCTTCTTGAACGTTTGAAACGGTTTTACGAATCATTATTGATGTTTTTATAGTTAAATTAAGTTGCTCTAATTTACTTTTTTAAAATGAAAAAGCCCTCTCTTTTGATAAAGAAAGGGCTTTTAAAATATGTTTTAATGCTATTTTAGAAATCTAAATCTTCTAAATCATCTTCAGCAGGAGCATCATTTTCTTGTTGCTCTTCTAAGTATTTAGCACAATCTAAATCAATAGACATGTTGCTAGGTTTTTTAAAATCACTATCAGAAACGTCTAATTCTTTATTTGCATAATTTTTTGTCATATAAAGGCCCCAAATAGGTAATGCCATTGAAGCACCTTGACCGTAAGTAATACTTTTAAAGTGGGTTGCTCTTTCTTCACCACCTACCCAAACACCTGTAACTAGGTTAGGTACCATACCCATAAACCAACCATCACTGTTGTTTTGTGTAGTTCCTGTTTTACCCGCAATTGGGTTTGTTAAATTATACGGATACCCTGTGATTATTTCCTTATAGACTTTAGCATTTTTATTATAATTATGTCTCAATCTTCCACCTGAACCAGATTGTACTACACCTTTCATTAAATCAACCATAGCGTATGCAACATCTTTACTCATTACATCTCTAGTTTCAGGAACATATTCGTAAAGTACAGTACCATTCTTATCTTCTATACGAGTAACTAAAACTGGATTTACAAAAACACCTTCGTTAGCAAATGTTCCAAAGGCACCAACCATTTCGTAAACATTTACGTCTGGTGTACCTAGTGCAATAGAAGGTACTTCAGGTATTTCTCTAGTAATACCCATATTTTTAGCCATATTAACAATTGCTTTTGGTCCAACTTTATCCATAAGTTGAGCAGTAACAGAGTTCATAGAATTTGCTAAGGCCTTTTTTAAAGATACCATTTCTAATGAAAATTTTCCATCAGAGTTTTTTGGACACCATGCATCTGGGTTACCATGTTTACCAGCCTCGATACAATATTCATCATCAGGGAAAGTATGACATGGAGATAAACGTAATTGGTCAATAGCGGCAGCATAAACAAAAGGTTTAAAAGTAGAACCTGCTTGTCTTGCACCTTGTATTACATTGTCATATTGAAAATGTTTATAATTTAAACCACCAACCCATGCTTTTACGTGACCTGTTTGTGGCTCCATAGACATCATTGCAGTTCGTAAAAATGATTTATAATAACGAATAGAGTCTAAAGGAGTCATTATCGTGTCTCTTTCTTGGCCTTCACTATTCCAATCAAAAACAACCATTGAAGTTGGTTTTTTAAATGAAGCTCTTATTTCTTTTTCAGTTTTACCTTGCTTTTTTAATAACCTCCATCGGTCAGAAGATTTCATTCCACGCTCCATGATACGATCAGTTTCTTTTGTCGTCAAATCTAAAAAAGGAGCTGTTTTGTTTCTTTCAGGTGTGTTTTGTACAAAAAATTCAGCTTGTAAACGCGTCATATGCTCTTTAACAGCATCTTCAGCATTTTTTTGCATACGTGAATCTATTGTCGTGTATACTTTTAAACCATCTAAATAAATATTCCATTTATCTCTTTCGCCTTCTAATGCTGGTTTAGGGTTCTTTTTAATCCAATCATTTAAAAAAGATTGTAAATGCATTCTAAAATACGTGGCTAAACCATCTCTATGCGATTCAGGTGAATAGCGTAAAGCTAACGGCTTTTTTTGTAAAGAGTCTTTCGTGCTTATGTTAATGTATTCGTATTTAGCCATTTGTGCTAAAACTACATCACGCCTATTTTTTGTGCCAACTGGGTTTCTTTTTGGTAAAGGATTGTAAAGAGATGAGTTTTTAAACATACCAACAAGCATAGCTGACTCTGAAACGTTCAAATCCTTAGGTTCTTTACTAAAATATATTTTTGCAGCAGAACGGATACCATCAGCATTGTTTCCAAAATCGTAGATATTGAAATACATGGCTATAATTTCTTCTTTAGTATATTGTCTTTCTAAACGCGTTGCAATAACCCATTCTTTTATTTTTTGAGTATATCTCTGCCAACCACGAGCAGCAGTACCTGTAAAAAGTTGTTTTGCTAATTGTTGAGAAATAGTACTTGCACCACCTTTTGTTCCTAAATACACAAAAGCTCTTAAAGTACCCCAAGCATCTACACCTGAGTGACTGCGGTAACGTGCATCTTCAGTTGCAACTAATGCATCTACTAAGTTTTTTGGTAACTCTTCAAAAGCAACAGGAGTTCTGTTATCATCTAAATAATATTTACCTAAAGTTTCCCCATCTGAAGATATAATTTCAGTTGCTAAATTTGTTTGAGGGTTCTCTAAACGTTCAAAGGTTGGTAGCTCACCTAGCCAGCCCCATGAAGCTATTAAAAATACGAATACAACAGATAGGATACCTGTTATAAATAAAATCCAAAACCATTTTATAAATTTAAAATAGTTGTTTGTTACTTTCTTTTTCTTAGCCGTTGCCATAGCTTTATTTATTACTTTTTTCTATTTGATATCCGACATCTGTAATGCCTTCTAAATTTACAATTCCATCTACACTACCATTTTTTCTCATGGCATGCGATACTTTTAATTTGTAAATACCTTTTGTTGGTAAAATGATTTTTTCTTTATACCAAAGCTTATTCTCTTTAAGGCTACCATAACCTTTACCTAACCATTGCCCATCAGGTAATGTCATTTCATATTCTAAAGTATCTTTTACTGATGATCCGTCAGGATAACCTAACTCTGCAATGATGAAAATATTGCTGTAAGCAAAAGTTTCATCATTTCTCAAATTGATAAATAAATCGTACGATTGAATAGTATCTATATCTGAGAATTGAAACTCAATTTGAGCATCTTTTTCCCATTCACCATCTACAGTAGCTTTATACTCAGATTTTACAATATTTGAATCACAAGAGATAAATAATGTGATTAACAAGAGAGCAAGAATGTGCTTAACCATTATCATTATTAGTAGGTCTTTTTCTATCGTTTCTACGCTTATTCGGATTTGCTTTTTTAACAGGCGGATTTTTTGTAGTATCGGCAGGTTTGTTTGGATTTGGTCCTTTAGCGTTCGGATTAGTGTTTTTAGCTTTTTGAGCCTTATTTCTAGGTTTGCTATTTGGATTAGGTTTTCTGGCCGGCGGATTTTTTGTGTTATCAGCAGGTTTATTTGGGTTTGGTCCTTTAGCGTTCGGATTCGTATTTTTAGGCTTTTGCGCCTTATTCCTAGGTTTGTTATTGCGTTTTTGTTTTGGCTTATCAAACCTTGTAAGGCTATCTTGCCCAACAACATTTTCAAAAACCTTTTCTATTTCTTTATCATCAGAAACTTCTAACGCATACTCTTCTATACTACTTACTTTTTCTTTATTTTTTACTTTCTCAAGCATTTCATTTACTTGATCTTTATGTAAAGGATGCCAGTTAGCCCAATCATCTTTATAACAAAACCAAAGTGTAGACTTAAATATGTCTACTTTTTGACACATAGCTAAACCTTTCTCAGTCATTATTTTGGTTTCTTGAGAAGGAAAATCTTTTAAGGCATCTAAATACACATCAAGCTCGTAATTTAAACAACACTTTAATTTACCACATTGTCCAGCTAATTTTTGTGGATTTAAAGATAATTGCTGATAACGTGCTGCTGATGTACTTACAGATCTAAAATCTGTTAACCAAGTAGAACAACATAACTCTCTACCGCATGAGCCAATGCCACCAAGCCTTTGTGCTTCTTGACGATAGCCTATTTGACGCATTTCAATTCGAATACCGAATGATTTTGCCATATCTTTTATTAACTGACGAAAATCTACGCGTTCTTCAGCTGTATAATAAAAAGTAGCTTTAGAACCATCACCTTGAAACTCTACATCTGAAAGTTTCATTTGTAGGTTTAAAGCAATAGCAAGTTCACGAGAGCGTTTTTGTATTTCAGCTTCGCGATCTCTACATTTTTGCCAAATATCTATATCTTTTTGAGAGGCTTTTCGGTATAGTTTAGGAACATCATCGTTTTTATAATCTTGATTTTTCTTTTTCATTTGAACTTTCACAAGTTCTCCTGTAAGCGTTACCATTCCTATATCATGGCCAGATTGTGCTTGAGTAGCAACAATATCACCGATAGATAATGAAAGATTTTCTGTATTTCTAAAAAATTCTTTTCTACTATTCTTAAATCTAACTTCTACGCAATCAAACGGTTTATCGCCATTAGGCAAAGACATGTTTGAAAGCCAATCAAAAACGGTTAATTTATTACAACCATCTGTGCCGCAAGTACCATTGTTCTTACAGCCCTTTGGTTGTCCGTCTTTACCAGTTGAACAACTGCTACAACCCATATTATTTATATTGATTTCTTAAAAACTAGATGTTTTTTAAGAAAAAAGGTTCATACTAAAATTTAATAAATGTAAAGATAGTGAAATTTAAATGCGACTGAAATTATAAAAAAAGCAACGATTTACTACTTTTTATATTTTAGGACCTCAGATCGCCCTTTTTTGAATATTTTATTACTTACTGTTTTGCCTTTTCGGAGTGCTTTTTGTTCTTCAAATGGCAGTTCATGAACATCTTTACACGCTGTTGAACAGCAATTGTTCATGGTTTTAGCACACTCTTCGCATTGAATGAATAGCAAGTGACAGGCTTCATTTGCACAATTTTCATGATTATCACAAGGTTTCCCACACTGGTGGCAATTAGAAATCACATCATCAGTAATTCGTTCACCTCTTCTATGGTCAAAAACAAAATTCTTGCCCATAAACTTATTTTCAAGATTATCACTTTTTACCTGTCTTGTGTACTCTATAATTCCACCCTCTAATTGGTAAACTTGCTTAAAGCCTTTGTGTTTGTAATATGCGCTAGCTTTTTCACAACGGATACCGCCAGTACAATACATTACTAACTTTTTATCTTCTTTATGATCTTTTAAATCATTCTCGATAATATCTAAAGAATCGCGGAACGTATCTACATCAGGTGTAATGGCATTTTTAAAATGACCAATTTCACTCTCGTAGTGGTTACGCATATCAACCAAAACAGTGTTTGGGTCTTCGATTAATTTATTAAACTCTTCTGCATCTACATGAATACCTTTTTTAGTTACATCAAAGGTATTATCATCTAAACCATCAGCAACAATTTTATTGCGGACTTTTACTTTTAGTTTTAAAAAGGATTTGTTGTCTTGCTCAATAGCAATATTTAAGCGTACATTTTCTAAAAAGCTAATACTATCAAGGTGATTTTTAAATAGCTCGAAATTTTCTGCAGGAACAGATAACTGGGCATTAATACCTTCTTTAGCGATGTAAATTCGACCTAAAACATCTATTTCGTTCCAGGTGATAAACAAATGATTTCTAAATAATTCAGGGTTGGCAATATGCGCATATTGATAGAAAGATATCGTAAGGCGCTCTTTTCCGGCCTCTTCGATAAGAGCTGCTCTTTCTTTTGCGCTCAAAGTATTGTACAGTTGCATGCTATACTAATTTTTTGAGTTAGTAATTAGATTAAGCTACAAATTTACTGGTTATATAGTAGTTAGGCAAGTAAATACCAATCTACTTAAGATGAGTGGGTTTGTTTAAATTAAAAAGACCTTGAGTGTGTCAAGGTCTTTAAAAGGTCATTTTAAAAATTTCTTTTTCATAGAAATAAATAATTTAAAAAAGACCAAACAACCCATTGTCAAAATAGATAATGAGTTGTTGAGTTTGTTATAGTCACAATATAGATGCGAGTTTTATAAAAAGGTTGCGTGCTAATTGCGATATGGAAAAAGAAATGGTAATTTAGCCTTTCTAATACTATAAAGATGAGCGCAGAGAAAGAAGCAAAATTAAAAGCACTAAAACTTACACTTGATAAACTTGACAAAACTTACGGTAAAGGAGCTGTAATGAAATTGGGAGATAGCGTTGTTGCAGACGTTGAGGTTATCCCGTCAGGTTCTTTAGGTTTAGATATTGCTTTAGGTGTTGGAGGATATCCAAGAGGAAGAGTAATTGAAATATATGGTCCAGAATCTTCAGGTAAAACAACATTAACGTTACATGCAATTGCTGAGGCTCAAAAAAATGGAGGAATAGCGGCTTTTGTTGATGCAGAACATGCTTTTGACCGTTTTTATGCTCAAAAATTAGGTGTAGATATTGATAATTTAATTATATCACAACCAGATAATGGTGAACAAGCTTTAGAAATTGCTGACAACTTAATTAGATCAGGAGCAATTGATATTGTAGTTATTGATTCTGTTGCGGCATTGACGCCAAAAAGTGAAATTGAAGGTGAAATGGGAGATTCTAAAATGGGTCTTCATGCTCGTTTAATGTCTCAA
Encoded proteins:
- the pgk gene encoding phosphoglycerate kinase gives rise to the protein MKTVDNFNFKDKKALIRVDFNVPLDGDLNVADASRIEAAKPTIIKILEDGGSAILMSHLGRPKGAVNADMSLKHICDKVSEIIGVNVRFVEDCVGEVAENAAANLKSGEVLLLENLRFHAEEEKGDKAFAEQLAKLGDIYVNDAFGTAHRAHASTTVVAEFMPDAKCFGFLLAKEIEAIDKVMQTGEKPVTAILGGSKVSSKITIIENILDKVDHLIIGGGMTYTFIKAQGGKIGDSICEDDKQELALEILKQAKAKGVEVHIPVDVLAADDFSNDATTKVVPVTEIPDGWQGLDAGPKTLENFKEVILKSKTILWNGPIGVFEMPSFAQGTIAIGNFIDEATSKGAFSLVGGGDSVAAVKQFGFEEKVSYVSTGGGAMLESLEGKTLPGIAAIL
- a CDS encoding lytic transglycosylase domain-containing protein, giving the protein MIKKSITYLSIFCAFISHNSITAQADSTAIAAGQNIDTIQKTTSQITLKKDTIITVLPAGTFDKPDFIVKTEEKFNLLDHPLAAKYDSLWLKEMHDSASLFDEMYDEVSNLEIDDSFLATVDTETLKIRLEKLNQKSPFNIEYNPSLESVIQSFLKRKRGLMERMLTLSQFYFPLFEQELSNYDIPLELKYLAIVESALNPRAKSRVGATGLWQFMYPTGKMYDLDVSSYVDERSDPIASTKAACQYLSKLYQIFGDWDLALAAYNSGPGNVNKAIRRSGGYRNYWNIRTHLPRETAGYVPAFLATMYLFEYADEHGLKPKNAERPYFETDTIEVKQMITFKQVSELVDVTVEELEVLNPSFKLNIIPFVEEKKYALRLPLKAVGKFVTNEDAIYAYVEKEIKVEEKVLPKFVKAQDQIRYRVKSGDFLGKIAEQHRVRVSDLKRWNGLRSNNLKIGQRLTIYSKNPVNTSSSKTNSVTKSNANKAIASSSKVHTVKEGDSLWTISKKYPGISIENLRKWNGISGKNLKLGAKLVLCDCQP
- a CDS encoding DUF4837 family protein, which gives rise to MKTIKTLSICLLVLFSACKDGKETKYSPDSIGAINSLAVVMDNELWQGEVGDKVREYFAAPVVGLTMEEPLYTINYMPPSVFSGRIRHTRSVLYVTKDDTNTVMIKDDVYARPQKVAVIKGTNVQEIKKNIDEKAGEIIKAFKGLEITEAQKRFKRSLNKQQVLKEKFGITLDIPSAYRVSKQVDNFVWIDRQVPKGEMSIVVYAMPEDYFKSDSTFVRDIITMRDSIGAEYIPGSDVAGKKNHMVSEPNLSPHVFPTEIDGKKAAEVRGLWEMSDYPMGGSYITYIINDKENKRKLVVEGFIFAPATQKRDNMFELEAIIKTAKFQ
- a CDS encoding DUF6747 family protein — translated: MRNILLVKEIYFEAFRNLGSFLIKNYLKIFSWCCFILIAISIYALVFRMSTGFAFQ
- a CDS encoding 3-oxoacid CoA-transferase subunit B — translated: MLDKIGIAKRIAREVKDGYYVNLGIGIPTLVANYVQEDINVEFQSENGVLGMGPFPFEGDEDADVINAGKQTITTLPGASFFDSATSFGMIRGQHVDLTILGAMEVSDSGDIANWKIPGKMVKGMGGAMDLVASAENIIVAMMHTNRAGESKLLKKCSLPLTGVNCVKKIVTNLAVLEVTNDGFLLLERAPGVSIDEIKKATEGKLIINGEVPEMKE
- a CDS encoding CoA transferase subunit A; this encodes MIRKTVSNVQEALKGVEDKMTLMLGGFGLCGIPENAITHLVQLGVKDLTCISNNAGVDDFGLGLLLHKHQIKKMISSYVGENDEFERQMLSGELDVELTPQGTLAEKCRAAQSGFPAFYTPAGYGTEVAEGKETREFNGKMYVLEEAYKADFAFVKAWKGDEAGNLIFKGTARNFNPVMCGAAKITIAEVEELVPAGELNPNEIHVPGIFVQRIFQGSDYEKRIEQKTVRPKK
- a CDS encoding penicillin-binding protein 1A, which codes for MATAKKKKVTNNYFKFIKWFWILFITGILSVVFVFLIASWGWLGELPTFERLENPQTNLATEIISSDGETLGKYYLDDNRTPVAFEELPKNLVDALVATEDARYRSHSGVDAWGTLRAFVYLGTKGGASTISQQLAKQLFTGTAARGWQRYTQKIKEWVIATRLERQYTKEEIIAMYFNIYDFGNNADGIRSAAKIYFSKEPKDLNVSESAMLVGMFKNSSLYNPLPKRNPVGTKNRRDVVLAQMAKYEYINISTKDSLQKKPLALRYSPESHRDGLATYFRMHLQSFLNDWIKKNPKPALEGERDKWNIYLDGLKVYTTIDSRMQKNAEDAVKEHMTRLQAEFFVQNTPERNKTAPFLDLTTKETDRIMERGMKSSDRWRLLKKQGKTEKEIRASFKKPTSMVVFDWNSEGQERDTIMTPLDSIRYYKSFLRTAMMSMEPQTGHVKAWVGGLNYKHFQYDNVIQGARQAGSTFKPFVYAAAIDQLRLSPCHTFPDDEYCIEAGKHGNPDAWCPKNSDGKFSLEMVSLKKALANSMNSVTAQLMDKVGPKAIVNMAKNMGITREIPEVPSIALGTPDVNVYEMVGAFGTFANEGVFVNPVLVTRIEDKNGTVLYEYVPETRDVMSKDVAYAMVDLMKGVVQSGSGGRLRHNYNKNAKVYKEIITGYPYNLTNPIAGKTGTTQNNSDGWFMGMVPNLVTGVWVGGEERATHFKSITYGQGASMALPIWGLYMTKNYANKELDVSDSDFKKPSNMSIDLDCAKYLEEQQENDAPAEDDLEDLDF
- a CDS encoding gliding motility lipoprotein GldH, which encodes MVKHILALLLITLFISCDSNIVKSEYKATVDGEWEKDAQIEFQFSDIDTIQSYDLFINLRNDETFAYSNIFIIAELGYPDGSSVKDTLEYEMTLPDGQWLGKGYGSLKENKLWYKEKIILPTKGIYKLKVSHAMRKNGSVDGIVNLEGITDVGYQIEKSNK